From the genome of Pukyongia salina, one region includes:
- the folD gene encoding bifunctional methylenetetrahydrofolate dehydrogenase/methenyltetrahydrofolate cyclohydrolase FolD, translating to MTILDGKKASSDIKDEIKIAVDAMKSKGEKVPHLAAVLVGDDGASLTYVGSKVRACERVGFESTLVHMPESTTEDELLKKINELNNDKNIDGYIVQLPLPRHIDSQKVLMAVDPNKDVDGFHPENFGKMALGMETFIAATPYGIIELLERNNVETQGKHAVVIGRSNIVGRPMSILLSRKGYPGDCTVTLAHSRTKDMAELTRNADIIVSALGVPKFLKADMVKDGVVVIDVGITRVPDQSHSRGYVITGDVDFENVSKKSSFITPVPGGVGPMTIAMLLKNTLLARENSMN from the coding sequence ATGACAATCCTCGACGGTAAGAAAGCCAGTAGCGATATTAAAGATGAGATAAAGATAGCTGTGGATGCTATGAAATCGAAAGGCGAAAAGGTGCCACATCTGGCTGCGGTTTTAGTTGGGGATGACGGGGCAAGCTTAACATATGTGGGTAGTAAAGTACGAGCCTGCGAGCGAGTAGGTTTCGAATCGACACTAGTTCACATGCCGGAGTCTACTACCGAGGATGAGTTGTTGAAGAAGATCAATGAACTAAACAATGATAAGAATATTGATGGCTACATTGTCCAATTGCCATTGCCTCGACATATAGATTCACAAAAAGTATTAATGGCCGTGGATCCTAACAAGGATGTGGATGGTTTTCACCCGGAGAACTTTGGTAAAATGGCCCTGGGAATGGAAACCTTTATTGCCGCAACACCTTATGGAATTATCGAATTACTGGAGCGGAATAATGTAGAGACCCAAGGGAAACATGCCGTGGTGATAGGTAGAAGTAATATCGTTGGCAGGCCAATGAGTATCCTCCTTAGTCGCAAAGGTTACCCGGGCGATTGTACGGTAACACTAGCGCACAGCCGAACAAAAGATATGGCCGAACTTACACGAAACGCAGATATAATCGTTTCTGCTCTAGGAGTGCCAAAATTTCTAAAAGCCGATATGGTGAAGGATGGAGTGGTAGTAATAGATGTGGGCATTACACGTGTTCCGGACCAATCGCATTCAAGAGGATATGTGATTACCGGCGATGTGGATTTTGAAAATGTGAGCAAGAAATCTTCCTTTATAACCCCGGTACCCGGTGGGGTTGGGCCAATGACCATTGCCATGCTGCTTAAAAATACGCTACTCGCAAGAGAAAACAGTATGAATTAA
- a CDS encoding LytR/AlgR family response regulator transcription factor, protein MKSISNPKRSLVIIILLLIMAIAFETFQQLFYIRKYDLAQGVTFFDVLKAQAYRWILWLLLGLFLFRYAQRQSIRKTFGFGYFLKYGLFIIFLVAVNIVLISILQVLLHDNTFELVLFVNEYLVFFIFQKAPIYILGYSAIAIILHFYFQNEKLHIKMQELSEIKDVNLKLYNQLKLKMDDKTSILNIKIGNKRKIILVEDIVWIEADDYCVKVHLKDGKSYTMRSSLKTLEDKLQRPFIRVHRKAIVNMKMASELSTSPSPLLLLKNELEIPVSRSYLGKVRSYIS, encoded by the coding sequence ATGAAGTCTATTTCCAATCCCAAACGCAGCCTGGTCATTATCATTCTTTTGTTGATCATGGCTATTGCCTTCGAAACCTTTCAGCAGTTATTTTACATTCGAAAATACGATCTTGCCCAAGGGGTCACATTTTTTGATGTGTTAAAGGCTCAGGCTTATCGATGGATTTTATGGTTACTCCTGGGGCTTTTTCTCTTTCGATATGCTCAGCGACAAAGTATCCGTAAAACTTTCGGTTTTGGTTATTTTCTGAAATACGGCTTGTTCATTATCTTCCTGGTTGCGGTCAACATCGTACTAATATCGATTCTTCAAGTACTGTTACACGATAATACGTTCGAGTTGGTGTTGTTTGTCAACGAATATCTGGTGTTTTTCATTTTTCAGAAGGCACCCATATACATACTAGGATACAGTGCGATCGCCATCATCCTTCATTTTTACTTCCAGAATGAGAAATTGCATATCAAAATGCAGGAACTATCAGAGATCAAGGATGTGAACCTGAAACTTTACAACCAGCTGAAACTAAAGATGGACGATAAAACCTCTATCCTGAATATCAAGATTGGTAACAAACGTAAAATAATTCTGGTGGAAGATATAGTTTGGATTGAAGCAGACGATTATTGCGTTAAGGTTCATTTAAAAGACGGAAAATCGTATACCATGAGAAGTAGTTTAAAGACTTTGGAAGATAAACTGCAACGTCCGTTCATTCGGGTACACCGTAAAGCCATAGTTAATATGAAGATGGCCTCGGAGCTAAGTACTTCTCCTTCTCCCCTTTTACTTCTGAAGAATGAACTTGAAATACCCGTAAGCCGAAGTTACCTGGGAAAGGTTCGAAGTTATATTTCTTGA
- a CDS encoding YybH family protein yields MKTFIYLILYIVSILMATAQGKYSADPSNPYGKLNPDTPEELADYAPLIGTCDCVSTLRNQDGSWAEPENIVWKWKYIMDGTAVQDETYKPDGSHSGSIRQYIADSSKWYVHYYSNKSPSTKLPAWEGGKRGDSIVLYREQKAPNGMEGFYRITFSNINELGYNWLGEWVDTAETIRYPTWKIDCKKRLAIAEEDKIRENVKAFSEAYMNADAAKIASFYTSDGKIFPGNSDIVSGRPEIEKRWQFAEGASNLFHKVTPVEIRILNNYAYDYGYYEGSITNKDKKVTDFKGKYVIVWRKENGDWKIYLDIWNRL; encoded by the coding sequence ATGAAAACTTTTATATATCTCATTCTGTACATCGTTTCTATTTTAATGGCCACAGCCCAGGGGAAATATTCGGCAGATCCTTCAAATCCTTACGGTAAGTTAAACCCTGATACCCCAGAAGAATTAGCAGACTACGCACCTCTCATAGGGACATGCGATTGTGTCTCTACTCTTAGGAATCAGGATGGAAGTTGGGCAGAACCCGAAAATATTGTTTGGAAGTGGAAATATATCATGGACGGTACCGCCGTGCAGGACGAAACCTATAAGCCGGATGGGAGCCATAGTGGAAGTATACGCCAGTATATAGCCGACAGCAGCAAGTGGTATGTACACTACTATTCTAATAAATCCCCTAGTACAAAACTACCTGCCTGGGAAGGTGGTAAAAGAGGTGACAGCATAGTACTGTACAGGGAGCAGAAAGCACCTAACGGAATGGAGGGTTTCTACAGGATTACTTTCAGCAACATAAACGAACTAGGGTATAACTGGTTAGGTGAATGGGTAGACACAGCTGAGACTATACGATACCCCACTTGGAAGATCGATTGCAAGAAACGACTGGCAATTGCTGAAGAAGACAAGATCCGTGAGAATGTAAAGGCTTTTTCGGAGGCATATATGAATGCCGACGCGGCAAAGATCGCAAGCTTTTACACTAGTGATGGGAAGATCTTCCCGGGTAATTCGGATATCGTTTCAGGCAGACCCGAAATAGAAAAAAGGTGGCAATTCGCCGAGGGTGCAAGCAACCTCTTCCATAAAGTCACGCCTGTGGAAATAAGGATACTAAATAACTACGCGTACGATTATGGATACTATGAGGGGAGTATTACCAATAAGGATAAAAAAGTTACCGATTTCAAGGGTAAATACGTGATCGTTTGGCGGAAAGAGAATGGAGACTGGAAAATCTATCTGGATATCTGGAACAGATTATAA
- the ffh gene encoding signal recognition particle protein, with protein sequence MFNNLTDKLDKALHVLKGHGSITEVNVAETLKEVRRALLDADVNFKTAKEFTNRVKEKALGQNVLTTLQPGQLMVKIVKDELTELMGGDTAGIDLSGSPSVILMSGLQGSGKTTFSGKLANFLKTKKSKNPLLVACDVYRPAAINQLHVVGEQIGVEVYSEEGNMDPVDIATKAIAHAKQNGFNVVIVDTAGRLAVDEEMMTEIANIHAAIKPNETLFVVDSMTGQDAVNTAKTFNDRLNFEGVVLTKLDGDTRGGAAISIKSVVDKPIKFIGTGEKMEAIDVFHPSRMADRILGMGDVVSLVERAQEQFDEEEARKLQKKIAKNQFGFDDFMKQIQQVKKMGSMKDLIGMIPGAGKAIKDIDIDDDAFKGIEAIINSMTPQERSTPAVIDGNRKKRIAKGSGTSVQEVNQLLKQFNQMSKMMKMMQGGGGRKMMQMMNKMK encoded by the coding sequence ATGTTCAATAATTTAACCGATAAACTCGATAAGGCCTTACATGTATTAAAAGGGCACGGTAGTATTACGGAAGTCAATGTAGCCGAAACTCTGAAGGAAGTCCGTCGCGCATTACTGGATGCCGATGTGAATTTTAAAACGGCAAAGGAATTCACCAATCGCGTTAAAGAAAAAGCATTGGGTCAAAATGTATTGACCACCTTGCAACCGGGACAGCTCATGGTGAAGATCGTAAAGGACGAACTCACCGAGCTTATGGGAGGCGATACCGCTGGTATAGATCTAAGTGGTTCACCCAGTGTGATTCTAATGTCTGGTCTTCAGGGAAGTGGTAAAACTACCTTTTCAGGAAAGCTTGCAAATTTTCTGAAAACAAAGAAATCTAAAAATCCTCTTCTCGTAGCTTGTGATGTTTACAGACCTGCGGCAATAAATCAATTACATGTTGTAGGCGAACAGATCGGGGTGGAGGTTTATTCGGAGGAAGGGAATATGGATCCCGTTGATATTGCCACAAAGGCAATTGCACATGCCAAACAGAATGGATTTAATGTTGTGATCGTCGATACAGCAGGTCGCCTGGCGGTGGACGAGGAAATGATGACGGAGATCGCTAATATCCACGCCGCCATCAAACCTAATGAAACCTTATTCGTGGTGGATTCCATGACAGGGCAGGATGCAGTTAATACGGCGAAGACCTTTAACGACCGACTTAACTTCGAAGGGGTAGTACTCACCAAATTGGACGGTGATACACGTGGAGGTGCAGCCATCTCTATTAAAAGCGTAGTAGATAAACCCATTAAGTTTATAGGGACCGGCGAAAAAATGGAGGCTATCGATGTCTTTCATCCCTCCCGTATGGCAGACAGGATTCTGGGGATGGGTGATGTTGTTTCCCTGGTAGAACGTGCACAAGAGCAATTTGATGAGGAAGAAGCCAGGAAGCTTCAGAAGAAAATAGCAAAGAACCAATTTGGTTTCGACGATTTCATGAAACAGATCCAGCAGGTGAAGAAGATGGGAAGTATGAAGGACCTTATTGGAATGATCCCAGGTGCAGGAAAAGCCATAAAAGATATAGATATAGACGACGATGCGTTCAAGGGTATTGAGGCGATCATCAATTCCATGACTCCTCAAGAGCGATCCACTCCCGCCGTTATCGACGGGAACAGGAAAAAGCGTATTGCCAAGGGAAGTGGAACTTCAGTTCAGGAAGTAAATCAGTTATTGAAGCAATTCAATCAAATGAGCAAAATGATGAAGATGATGCAAGGTGGCGGAGGTAGAAAGATGATGCAGATGATGAATAAAATGAAATAA
- a CDS encoding nuclear transport factor 2-like protein yields the protein MKKLALLAVVGLLLFACKQGETRYTQSSPEIDTFKALVDAYEAADWKTYTSKFADTAKVYHNSDDKAMTPAETVETHKQNTAALSSYGFDDEKGDMEMVVTDKGETWVNFWGVWNATIASNGQKLMIPVHVTAQFVDGKVVKEYGYWDNAPLMKAMEAAAAAAEAAEDETDVTDTSD from the coding sequence ATGAAAAAATTAGCATTATTAGCAGTGGTGGGCTTGTTACTCTTTGCCTGCAAACAGGGTGAAACGAGATACACACAAAGCTCTCCCGAGATCGATACATTTAAAGCCTTAGTGGATGCTTACGAGGCTGCCGATTGGAAAACCTATACATCAAAGTTTGCCGATACGGCAAAAGTTTATCACAATTCGGATGACAAGGCAATGACCCCGGCCGAAACAGTAGAGACTCATAAGCAAAACACAGCGGCTCTATCGTCTTACGGTTTTGACGATGAAAAGGGCGATATGGAAATGGTGGTAACAGACAAAGGTGAAACCTGGGTTAATTTCTGGGGAGTTTGGAATGCGACCATCGCCTCCAACGGACAGAAATTAATGATCCCCGTTCATGTTACCGCTCAGTTTGTTGATGGTAAAGTAGTAAAGGAATACGGATACTGGGATAACGCTCCATTGATGAAGGCTATGGAAGCAGCAGCGGCTGCTGCCGAAGCGGCTGAAGATGAAACAGATGTAACCGATACTAGTGATTAA
- a CDS encoding DUF4349 domain-containing protein: MKTNRFKSVWKISMFLLLFGFLYGCGQGGSYSEELKMGDVDLNESFEAIEVEEDGIASFKPDATLIKTPDNLKIIKSASARYKVKDVKVATAQIRKIALQYNAYISDLRYENNLYQKQNRFTIKVPQESFDNIMDSIGNVVEFVEYENITTKDVTEEYIDLQGRLETKLEVKKRYEDILRKNAKTVEDILNTEEKLRVLQEEIESVQGRLKYLTNKVAYSTIQIDLYETVAYTKEPTAYKKTFGAKAKDALSFGWKMIESIVLFFIHIWPLMLLAIIVILVLRRWLKK; encoded by the coding sequence ATGAAGACAAATCGTTTTAAATCAGTTTGGAAAATAAGTATGTTCCTTTTACTATTTGGTTTTCTTTACGGCTGTGGGCAGGGAGGAAGTTATAGTGAGGAACTTAAAATGGGAGATGTAGATCTTAATGAGTCATTCGAGGCTATCGAGGTGGAAGAAGATGGTATCGCAAGCTTTAAACCGGATGCCACCTTAATAAAAACGCCGGATAACTTAAAGATCATCAAATCGGCTTCGGCTAGATACAAGGTGAAAGACGTAAAGGTTGCCACCGCCCAGATACGAAAGATCGCCTTGCAGTACAACGCTTATATAAGTGATCTGCGTTACGAGAACAACCTGTATCAAAAACAAAACCGCTTTACCATCAAAGTACCTCAGGAAAGTTTCGATAATATCATGGACAGCATTGGTAATGTGGTAGAATTTGTCGAGTATGAGAACATCACCACCAAGGATGTTACCGAAGAGTACATCGACTTGCAAGGTCGACTGGAAACGAAGCTTGAGGTAAAGAAACGTTATGAAGATATCTTGCGGAAAAATGCGAAAACAGTAGAAGATATTTTAAATACCGAGGAAAAACTACGGGTATTGCAGGAAGAGATCGAATCGGTTCAGGGGAGGCTTAAATATTTAACCAATAAGGTAGCCTATAGCACCATTCAGATAGATCTGTACGAGACTGTTGCGTATACTAAGGAACCAACTGCTTATAAAAAGACCTTTGGCGCCAAGGCTAAGGATGCCTTATCCTTCGGCTGGAAAATGATCGAATCCATTGTCTTGTTCTTTATTCATATTTGGCCACTTATGCTGCTGGCGATCATTGTGATCCTGGTATTGAGAAGATGGTTGAAGAAATAA
- a CDS encoding class I SAM-dependent methyltransferase translates to MLSIAEKSLYRSELFRHLDGIAFAPVVTALHEKGVFDYLLEKKECSLQSLCDHFSANEGYLNIGLRMLASQGWLEYNLDRHDNLVTLRINNKSSIGFLMANRYEDVVNFMKISAEFHPRHFELEQFTILNRIFNKYKNGDYSPTSEDELVREVEIQIEKHIEGVLVGPISVFLGMDGMFHKYFMEASFSADEFHEDPVSFSKLLDFFTFLGWFRKKNDNYRFTDKGLFFARRSTAYGVTVSYIPTFRRVDELMFGNALIFKSSVTTATEIHVDREMNVWGSGGAHSAYFKKIDDIIISLFNKPIEEQPKGILDMGCGNGAFLIHLFEVIEQRTHRGSMLEEYPLFLVGVDFNRAALKATRANLVKADIWAKVIWGDIGDPEQLEEDIQSSYDINLNDLLNVRTFLDHNRPWTMPEGSVEGETSLSTGAFASAGDRLPNALVEQNLKEHFENWKRYIGKFGLLLIELHTIDPKIAAANIGKTAATAYDATHGFSDQYILELDVFNHILKEIGLFSDPAHFSKFPNNELATVSIHYLTVNDQHDN, encoded by the coding sequence ATGCTTTCAATTGCCGAAAAATCCTTATATCGCAGTGAACTTTTTCGTCACCTCGATGGAATCGCCTTCGCTCCGGTAGTAACAGCCCTTCACGAAAAAGGTGTATTTGATTATCTACTTGAAAAAAAGGAATGTTCGCTGCAATCTCTATGTGATCATTTCTCTGCCAATGAAGGGTATTTGAACATCGGCCTTAGGATGTTGGCCTCACAGGGCTGGCTGGAATACAATCTCGACAGACATGATAATTTGGTAACGCTGCGTATAAATAACAAAAGCAGTATTGGGTTTTTAATGGCAAATCGCTACGAGGATGTTGTAAATTTTATGAAAATTTCTGCCGAATTTCACCCACGTCATTTCGAACTGGAACAGTTCACTATCCTGAATAGGATCTTTAATAAATATAAGAATGGGGATTACTCCCCCACTTCCGAAGATGAACTGGTACGGGAGGTTGAAATTCAGATAGAAAAACATATTGAAGGAGTACTGGTGGGACCGATCTCTGTATTCCTTGGAATGGATGGAATGTTCCACAAGTACTTCATGGAAGCTTCCTTTAGCGCAGACGAATTTCATGAAGATCCTGTAAGTTTCAGCAAACTCTTGGATTTTTTCACATTTTTGGGCTGGTTCCGAAAAAAGAACGATAACTATCGATTTACAGACAAAGGGTTGTTTTTTGCGAGAAGGTCTACCGCCTATGGGGTTACAGTTTCATATATCCCCACTTTCAGACGAGTGGACGAATTAATGTTTGGGAATGCCCTTATCTTTAAAAGTTCGGTCACTACGGCAACCGAGATCCATGTGGATCGGGAAATGAACGTATGGGGAAGCGGGGGAGCGCATTCGGCTTATTTCAAAAAGATAGACGATATTATTATTTCACTATTCAATAAACCCATTGAAGAACAACCCAAGGGCATCCTGGATATGGGATGCGGCAATGGAGCCTTTCTAATCCATCTTTTCGAAGTTATCGAACAACGAACCCATCGAGGTAGCATGTTAGAGGAGTACCCGCTCTTCCTGGTTGGAGTGGATTTCAACCGTGCAGCGCTAAAAGCAACTCGTGCCAACCTCGTAAAGGCCGATATCTGGGCTAAGGTAATTTGGGGAGACATTGGAGACCCCGAACAGCTAGAGGAAGACATACAATCAAGTTATGATATCAACCTCAACGATCTCCTAAATGTACGCACCTTTCTAGATCACAACAGGCCCTGGACCATGCCCGAAGGATCTGTAGAGGGAGAAACTAGCTTGAGTACAGGTGCGTTCGCATCGGCAGGTGATAGGTTGCCCAACGCTTTGGTGGAACAGAATCTAAAAGAACACTTCGAGAACTGGAAACGGTATATCGGAAAGTTTGGTTTGCTGCTAATAGAGTTGCATACCATCGACCCGAAGATAGCAGCCGCAAATATTGGAAAGACCGCGGCCACTGCCTACGATGCGACCCATGGTTTTAGCGACCAATATATCCTGGAGCTGGATGTTTTCAACCATATCCTGAAAGAAATTGGGCTGTTTTCAGATCCCGCTCATTTTTCTAAATTCCCCAATAACGAATTGGCGACCGTGAGTATTCATTATTTAACTGTAAATGATCAACATGACAACTGA
- a CDS encoding helicase HerA-like domain-containing protein, translating into MADTQVFFDHINDGYKTKGDAITLGAGMLDGEAVTNALVRIPLKTLNRHGLIAGATGTGKTKTLQVLAENLSEKGIPVLLMDMKGDLSGIAQPSPGHPKIDERHAKIGIPFEPKKFPVEILTLSKQNGVRLRATVSEFGPVLISRILGVSETQAGIISILFKYCDDNKLPLLDLKDFKKILQYATEEGKAEIAREYGRISPASSGAILRKIVELEQQGGDLFFGEKSFDTDDLLRVDENGMGYINIVRLTDIQDRPKLFSTFMLCLLAEVYSTFPEQGDSGRPELVIFIDEAHLIFKEASDALLDQIESIVKLIRSKGVGLYFVTQNPTDVPDAVLSQLGLKIQHALRAFTARDRKAIKLTAENYPISEYYKTDEVLTSLGIGEALVSALNEKGIPTPLAATLLRAPMSRMDVLEDDEIKDLLGESKLIKKYNEELDRESAYELLNKKIETANKEEAKEKALKEQKEAQRSSTGRSRTTTRRRGKSSLEKVLTSPTVIRSVLGILTKMLK; encoded by the coding sequence ATGGCAGATACTCAGGTATTTTTCGATCATATCAATGACGGATACAAGACAAAAGGTGATGCGATCACTCTTGGTGCGGGTATGCTTGATGGCGAAGCAGTAACGAACGCACTCGTTAGAATTCCGCTAAAAACATTAAACAGACACGGACTTATAGCCGGTGCTACGGGAACGGGTAAGACCAAAACCCTCCAGGTACTGGCCGAAAATCTATCAGAGAAAGGAATTCCTGTGCTTCTTATGGATATGAAAGGCGACTTAAGTGGGATCGCGCAGCCAAGTCCGGGACATCCCAAGATCGATGAGCGGCATGCCAAGATCGGCATCCCGTTCGAACCTAAAAAATTTCCTGTAGAGATCCTTACTTTATCTAAACAAAACGGAGTTCGGCTACGAGCCACAGTAAGTGAATTTGGTCCGGTCTTGATCTCCAGGATCCTGGGCGTTTCAGAAACACAGGCTGGAATCATCTCTATTCTGTTTAAATATTGTGACGATAACAAATTACCCTTGCTGGACCTTAAGGATTTTAAGAAAATTCTCCAGTATGCCACCGAAGAAGGCAAGGCAGAGATAGCTAGGGAATACGGCCGTATATCTCCGGCATCCTCTGGAGCTATTTTAAGAAAGATCGTCGAACTTGAACAACAGGGCGGGGATCTCTTTTTCGGAGAAAAATCCTTCGACACAGACGATCTGCTTCGAGTGGATGAAAATGGAATGGGATATATCAATATCGTCCGCCTAACCGATATTCAGGATAGACCTAAATTATTCTCAACCTTTATGTTATGCCTTTTAGCCGAAGTATACAGTACGTTCCCGGAGCAGGGCGATAGTGGAAGGCCGGAACTTGTGATCTTCATAGACGAAGCTCATTTGATATTTAAAGAAGCTAGTGATGCGTTGCTGGACCAGATTGAGAGTATTGTAAAATTAATTCGATCGAAAGGCGTAGGGTTGTATTTTGTAACGCAAAACCCAACCGATGTTCCGGATGCTGTATTGAGTCAGTTAGGTTTAAAGATCCAACATGCGCTGAGAGCATTTACCGCGCGGGATCGAAAGGCAATAAAACTTACAGCCGAGAATTACCCGATCTCGGAATATTATAAAACAGACGAAGTATTAACGTCTCTGGGAATTGGAGAGGCCCTGGTTTCTGCTCTTAATGAAAAAGGGATCCCTACCCCCCTGGCAGCAACCCTGCTACGCGCACCCATGAGCAGGATGGATGTATTAGAAGACGATGAAATAAAGGATCTGCTGGGCGAGTCTAAACTCATTAAGAAGTACAACGAGGAACTGGACCGGGAAAGCGCATACGAATTACTCAACAAAAAGATAGAAACAGCAAATAAGGAAGAAGCCAAAGAAAAGGCTCTAAAAGAACAAAAGGAGGCACAGCGATCCAGCACGGGGCGCAGCAGAACCACCACGAGAAGACGCGGTAAAAGTTCCCTGGAAAAAGTACTCACCAGCCCCACGGTTATACGAAGCGTCCTGGGGATACTCACGAAAATGCTTAAATAA
- a CDS encoding VOC family protein — protein sequence MTTELRPFHLAIPVDDIETNRSFYRDVLGCKEGRSSDHWVDFDFYGHQLVIHLKERSPKEQQNNPVDGKEVPIPHFGVVLDMPTFGKLSESLQKRNVKFIIEPYVRFEGETGEQATMFFKDPSGNALEFKAFKNLDQLFAK from the coding sequence ATGACAACTGAATTAAGACCCTTTCACCTGGCTATTCCTGTAGATGATATTGAAACTAATCGCAGTTTTTATCGTGATGTTCTTGGCTGTAAAGAAGGCCGGAGCAGTGATCACTGGGTGGACTTCGATTTTTACGGCCATCAGCTGGTGATCCATCTTAAGGAACGTTCACCGAAGGAACAACAAAATAATCCTGTGGATGGTAAAGAAGTACCTATTCCTCACTTTGGTGTAGTACTGGATATGCCCACATTCGGTAAGCTTTCGGAATCCCTTCAGAAAAGAAACGTAAAATTTATAATCGAACCTTACGTTCGGTTTGAAGGAGAAACAGGTGAACAAGCCACCATGTTCTTCAAGGACCCCAGTGGAAATGCCCTGGAATTTAAAGCCTTTAAAAACCTAGATCAGCTCTTCGCGAAATAA
- a CDS encoding AI-2E family transporter, which translates to MTKPIPQHIIQQIFILLLIIVIGGLIFRELLPYFSGVLGAITIYVLMRGWMLWLVRKGWNPNLAASFLILISFVGILVPVTGVIFMLGNKIGNAVQNSEKVVQALKDQLAAMETRYHFDLASQIDVSAISNWLSDNLQAVAGSTFDIVIAIGLMYFILFYMFTNRRMVKNSVGEYIPINKPNLKVIGNEIQAMVRSNALGIPLVALAQGIIALIGFFIFGIPDPFFWFVIVTIGSMIPFVGTLIGILPVFILELSTGNNFSAWGILLYGLIVVGSTDNIIRLYVLKRLDNVHPLITLIGVIVGVPLFGFIGLIFGPLLISLFIVIVNIYRKEYLPSKAQD; encoded by the coding sequence ATGACTAAACCTATTCCACAGCACATAATTCAGCAGATCTTTATTCTTCTGCTTATCATTGTAATTGGAGGGCTTATTTTCAGAGAGTTACTTCCGTATTTTTCCGGGGTGTTGGGGGCAATCACCATTTACGTGCTAATGCGGGGCTGGATGCTCTGGCTGGTAAGGAAGGGATGGAATCCCAACCTGGCGGCCTCCTTTCTTATACTTATCTCTTTTGTTGGAATCTTAGTTCCGGTTACCGGGGTGATATTCATGTTAGGCAATAAGATTGGAAACGCAGTGCAAAATTCCGAAAAGGTGGTTCAGGCTCTGAAAGATCAGCTTGCTGCTATGGAAACAAGGTATCACTTCGACCTCGCCTCTCAAATAGATGTTAGCGCGATCTCAAACTGGTTGTCAGACAATTTACAGGCAGTCGCAGGAAGTACGTTCGATATTGTGATCGCGATCGGATTGATGTATTTCATCCTTTTCTATATGTTCACAAACAGGCGCATGGTGAAAAACTCGGTGGGCGAATATATTCCCATTAACAAACCTAATCTGAAAGTTATTGGAAATGAGATTCAGGCGATGGTACGCTCCAATGCCCTGGGAATCCCCCTGGTAGCTTTGGCACAAGGAATTATCGCTTTGATCGGTTTTTTTATCTTCGGAATTCCGGATCCTTTCTTCTGGTTTGTGATCGTAACAATAGGATCTATGATCCCCTTTGTGGGTACACTTATTGGGATCCTTCCGGTCTTTATTCTTGAACTCTCAACCGGAAATAATTTTTCGGCCTGGGGAATACTTTTATACGGTCTTATCGTAGTGGGATCCACAGATAACATCATTCGATTATACGTGCTAAAACGACTGGATAATGTTCACCCGTTGATAACTCTTATTGGTGTAATTGTGGGAGTACCGTTATTTGGTTTTATCGGACTAATATTCGGGCCTTTACTTATTAGTCTTTTTATTGTGATAGTGAATATATACCGCAAAGAATATTTGCCTTCCAAGGCTCAGGATTGA
- a CDS encoding RidA family protein, producing the protein MKTIISRIFALLLFVLSISCEDSPSHTEDNGIVLPSGFEYHLDEPEFSAAQPGTDPREAFSKIVKVGEMYFLSGQIGKDLATNQLVPGGIEAETRQAIENIKLVLGEHGVLIENVVKVTVILDDIEDFAAFNKIFMEYFPQKPARTTFAAESLAKGAKIEIEVIAVQKPI; encoded by the coding sequence ATGAAGACCATTATTTCAAGAATTTTTGCCCTACTGTTATTTGTTCTCTCTATTTCCTGTGAAGATTCACCTTCGCATACCGAGGACAACGGAATTGTACTGCCGTCGGGATTCGAATATCACCTCGATGAACCGGAATTCTCTGCGGCACAGCCCGGGACAGATCCGCGAGAGGCTTTTAGTAAGATTGTTAAAGTAGGTGAAATGTATTTTCTTTCCGGACAGATAGGGAAGGACCTTGCTACTAACCAACTCGTGCCAGGTGGTATTGAGGCTGAGACCCGGCAGGCTATAGAGAATATCAAATTGGTGCTGGGCGAGCATGGTGTGTTGATAGAAAATGTGGTCAAGGTGACGGTGATCCTGGATGATATTGAAGATTTCGCAGCCTTTAATAAAATCTTTATGGAGTACTTTCCACAAAAACCGGCACGTACCACCTTTGCTGCCGAATCACTGGCTAAAGGAG